A stretch of DNA from Leguminivora glycinivorella isolate SPB_JAAS2020 chromosome 12, LegGlyc_1.1, whole genome shotgun sequence:
aaaatgccttatatttctaagtgaagtggagggaattctggcgtactaaattgccatggaactgataacagctaaattcggagtgaggcgctaaatttcaatttcaaaaaacaagggaccaggaaatctaggtataaatctcccttattaagtacggttttacagataacttcaggttagctattagcagtaatgaaagtaggttggggtaacgttttcatattaaaaaataatacttgaacgtttttctgtttttttaaatcatacaattaatcgaatatttgataagaactgagtgcgtggggtgaggcattctgcttacttcttgtccacgaatgctttctttgttttgtaaatattagtttgattttgaagataaataggtgttaacttgttagcaataacattgtccgtattaagaattgatcgaaattggtttcagtgacgtctatctattaaatatattacttataagtaaaaaataatgtttatagaaattatccgtttatccggataatttcacttggattattcgaatattttcggataaaaatattggcggatattcgaataattcggatattcgaatatccggattgcaaaccctacgTCTGAGCTAACGCTGAATATTTCTAGCTTTCTCAAACAATGGGCAATTAAACCACGCAGGCGCAATATTAGTCCACTTCGTTTCCCGGAAGGCATAATAACTCAATACAACACTCAAAACAGGAACAGCTAAATAATTCAACATTTTCATAGCCCCTTACTCCCTTCTTCCTCTAAGTTTTAAAATAGCTTACCCGTAAATGGCGTACAATCCAGGATTTTCATGGTTCTTGGAACGTTTTTGTTGTAGAGAAATAGCTGGTACGTTTGGCCGTAAGGCGACGTTACTGTTTCCACTGAACCGGAATAAACATGTATTGTGGGGTCGCTGTTATGGCGGGTTTGTGAGCAGCAGAGGTAATTGAGGACACTAGTTTCTACTAAGATTTGGCAAACAAGTCAGCTTCAGTTTAACAAGATCTACATCTACATGCCACGCTCTGCCCTGCCTACCTTCTAATGGCTCTAGGCTGCATAGCCAACTGATTATAATATAACCATTCCTCCTCCACCCCTGAGCGTGTCTCTTCTACAAAATTACGTCCCCTGGTACTCCGGCTAGAATGGAGCAGGCATGTCCTGGCTGGTTGCAGCGTCTATTGTCCCTTGGCACTTCCATCTCTGGTGTTGCATGTACAGATAATTACGGTGGTAATCGCTCACCGCGTGTGTTAGTTGGcttcataaaaaaattagcaCGGAACCCTTATAACATCTTCTAACGTCTTAGTCTTAGCTTTACGGGATTTTATGTTAAATCCCTTGGATAAGTTGATTGAGATAGATTCTCCGCTCGCAGTGGGCCCGCACATACATACCTGACTACGACGAATGCTGGCTTCATTTTTACGAGGTTTACAAGCCACGCCGGTACCGGCCTGATAACATGCCGTGTGCTAAAGCTAGATTATCATGGAATCTAACCAGGCTTTATGCTGGTTTGGGAAATTTGCTTATGACATAAAATATTTACTACAAACTACAAGCCTACGGCATGTCCAGAAATGATCTTCTCAAAGTCGGAGTTGAAGCGGAGTTAGGAGCTACAAAACTACTGTTTGTACAAAGTGTCACAAAAATCATTACGTTGTAAAAATTCTTGTCCCGCGCGCATACCAAATACCAACATCATAGTTTACTTTATGCAACACGAATAACATCCAAAATAtcttaataaaacatgaaagcTTGAAACAACACAATATTTCCATTTCCTGAATCCGTTACCACAGACTAGATAAACCCAAGCgtcgataaaaaataatttaaacattCGAAATTTGAATTGCATCGTACCGGATTTTCTTTCACTTGCAACAGCCCTTAACTTTCAGAGGTAAGGTTGATAATGGCATGGTTGATGGTAAAAATAAGTTGTAAGGTTGTAAGGCTGGACATAGACGCACGTGTCGATATCGTGTGTCGTTAAAAGCACATTAAGCCGTGTTCAGACGTCGGCGCCGGCGACGTGCCATAGAGTATAGAGTTTAAGGCGGGGTGCTCACTTTCATTGCGTTTGGCAGCCGATGATAGCGCTAAATGGGGTTAAAGACGTAGTGGAGTGGAGAGTTGTTTTATTGTGATATAAAACGACCCTATGCTGCGAAGAATCAAAAGGAAAGTCTAATGAAATCTGCTTAGAAGTTACATAAAAGCAATGGGTGTGTCTTTACACATTAAGTCCACAATTTATTTTCTTCCGATATATGCCAATTGAATATGTGTTGCAAGTTCGATCAGAAGCAGTTAAGTTTTGTATGACATCATGACATGCCATGCGTCTCACTTACTTTTTCAAACTTCCTTTATATTtcatatgtactatcagctgcaaaagtattGGCTAAttaatcaatgaattcattcataatttcttgcacttgcagctgatagtacttggCACAGAATCGTCGCGCTTACTGACAAATGCCTCCGGGACCACAAGTCCTGTAGGCACAAACTCTCCAGCATCTGTCTTTGCTTAATCTACATTAACAGGGCAGGGCACATGTTAGGCCCAAAATAAATACATCTATTCGACTCCGAACTAAATCCGGCGACCTGTCGCTCCCGGTATGGTTTATTTGCTTTCCCGTGTAAATGCGGCGCGCAACGGGGTTTTGATTTATTACTGATACTAATCTATGGCTAAAGAGGTTAAAACTTGGgctatttataaattttaagtgATTTAGGGACGAGTCGTGTCGTGTAAATGGTGAATGTGAGCCGTTCTTGTGAAATATGTAGCTGTAAAATTGGAGCtaattatgttaatattttttcccctcactagctcggaaacacgtgttttgtcctttaataccagcgggtaaaaacgcattttatccactagtgggtaaagtaatttgaccttgaataaagtcaaattaactgctttaaaattgataaaagtaggtgaatctagtaatatagatgatttaccacctgtggaactactggaagcagtgataaacgcattttttgcgttgtagtttcctcgctatagtgaggggaaaagttttgtgttacactcgggtgcaaatgtattttacttctcgtgtgttaaaaaactcgcaaattcaggattctattctcgaaccactcgcttcgctcgtggttcaactatagaatcctttcacttgctcgtttttcaattccacactcggcgttaaaatacaactttgcccccttgtataacaaataactattaattaggTGGGTAGTTATATTGGTACCACCGTaaggtttgaaaaataatcTAATGTCCTTTGACTAGGCAGGTACTTTCGCATCGAATTTACTGTGGCGGCCAAAGCCCCAAACATAAAGTAACacgtctttattttattttataatatactagcgacccgccccggcttcgcacgggtactacatgtaaaccttcctctaaaattactctatctattaaaaaaaaccgcgtcaaaatccgttgcgtagttttaaagatttaagcatacatagggacatagggacagagaaagcgactttgttttatactatgtagtgatagtgatagtgaagTGATTAACAAAGGTATGCTATATGTGGTACTTTATCTGACACAGTGAATATATAAACCGATTGATGCTCACTGTCCTTACTTTTACAAAATACAATATTCAATTGTTTTAAAATACAAGATATTAAATACTTAGATTACAGAAAACACGAGTTACCCCTAGCAATGACATCCAAATTAAAATCGTCCATCGATATCTCCACAGTAGTCACTGATACCGTATCGCACCGATAATTCCCTGTCTAGAAACAATAGGTCGTAAGTTCCATACATCTAATTAACACGTATGGCAATTTCAGTTCGGAACGAAATAGGCCTTGACTGGGGCGATGCATAAGATGCATTCGATACaagaaatgtgagtgtgtttagtaaaacgtcccactttgtcaattACCGTTAagacgagatttacttgtatctttatatgaataaactgacaaagcggctttatagcaatcgagaaagtgggacgttttcccgtgcacactcacaaatggtGATAATGATAAGCCGTAACATTTTTTGTACCTATTTAACCTACGTTAAGAGTCTTAAGAGTAGTTTAACTggatttaaacatttttttttgacgtATAGCTATAGTCAGATACAAAGAAAGGTGACCCCTTCTGAATAGAAATTTATTTGCAGGAGCAGGAGAGGGACTAGTACATTAATGCACAATATAGTATGAGTTGTTTCTTTCATAATGAAACTCGGTAGAGGAattaattcatcatcatcatcatcatatcagccctttatcgcccactgctgagcataggcctctcttctagtacgccacttgtcccggtcctgagctagtctcatccagttgtgacccgcaattttccggatgtcgtccacccaacgagccaacggatgccaagcgcttcttacatctgtgagcggccaccattctgttaacattttagtccatctgccatcactctgcctagcaacatgtcccgcccaactccattttagtttggtaatgacgaaacccacgtctagcaccttggtgcgacgacggatctcggcattcctcacccgatcttgaatcttgataccgagcatggcgcgctccatggctctctgtgcaactcggatcttatgcacagcctttttagtgagcgtccatgtttcggcaccgtaggtcatggtgggcaggacacaTTGGTTAAAGAGGCGAGTCTTCAGGCATTGTGGAATGTTAACAGGTTTGAGGATGTCCGCCAACTTGTTGAATGCCGCCCAACCCAGCTGGGTTCTCCTCGAGATCTCCTGCTCCTGGTGTGTTTTGTCAAAAGATAGAATATGTCCAAGATACACGTAATGCTTGACAGACTCTAGCTCTTCGTTCCCCACCATAATGGTTGAGACCGAATCACCAGAGATGTTCGTCATTACTTTAGTCTTGGACATATTCATCTTAAGACCTATCTTCAAAGAAGCATGGTACAGGTCTTCGACCATGCCTTGGAGCTCTTCTAGGGTCTCGGCGAACAATACAATATCGTCGGCAAACCTCAGGTGCGACAAGAAGACACCATGGATGTTGATACCAGTTTCGTCCCATTCAAGCGTTTTTATGACGTCTTCAAGTACCGTCGTAAAAAGCTTGGGTGAAATGGTATCTCCTTGGCGCACCCCCCTACGGATGGATATTGGGTCACTGAGTCTATGAAGCCGGACTTGCATTGTTGCCGAGCTGTATAGCTCCCGGAGCACATCCACATAGCGAGCATCAACTGAGCAGCGATGGAGAGAGTCAAACACGGCCCAATGTTCGACACTGTCGAAAGCCTTTTCGTAATCTACGAATGCCATGCACAAAGGACGGTTGTACTCGTGACTTTTCTCCATAAGCTGCTTTACTACGTGGATGTGGTCGATCGTCGAAAAACCGCTCCGGAAACCAGCCTGCTCGGGAGGTTGGCATTCATCGAGAGTACGAGTAAGACGATTACACAGAACTTTTGCAAATAACTTGTATGTGTGGGAGAGAAGGCTTATGGGGCGATAGTTGTTTAGTTTTGAAATGTCTCCTTTTTTATGCAAGATGGTGACTATGGCTGTTTTCCAGGATTCTGGTGTGCGAGTACCTCTCAAGACTTGGTTAAATAGGTTAACGAGAACTTTGATGACAGGATCACCACCTGCCCGAAGAAGGTCAGATGTAATGCCGTCCTCGCCGGGAGACTTTTCAGCTTTCATCTGATACAGTGCTTTTTTAATTTCACTGGCTATTATTAATGGTATGGGCTCTTCATCATTATAAGGGAATGGGGGTGCTCTGGGATCAGTTATAGTTATGTGTGGTGCGTTCGTTTGTGATGCATAAAGTGTACCATAAAACTCTTCAACAATTTTAACAATTTCGTCACGGTTGGTTACCAAATTGTTATCATTGTCCTTTAATTTAACTATTTGATTTAATCCTGGTCTTAACTTTCTTCTAAATACTTTTGGCCCTCTGTGATCTTCTAATACGTCAAGAATGattttagttttatgttttcTTAAATCTTTCCTAATACTaggaattaattaatttaatctaagtaggtatgtacatgTAGTGCCTTGATAATGAGGATCACGTCATATGATAAACAAAAGAGGCACATTTAGACGAGATTGATAACTTTTTAAGAATGTTGTTTTTTAtgacatacataatataatcaTGTAAATATAGTACCAGACGTTGTCTACTAGAAGTTGCAAGGGACTGTCCTGTCTATCACTAAATCAGTCCGTCGGTTTGGGTATGAGAAACACTAAAGTTACAGTTCGGAAACACCAATTTCATATCACCAAACAGACTGTCATTATGTATATAAAGTATTTAATGAATCTTAAACTTTATTTAGTATAACATGTCTGTAATGTATGCCAATTCTAAATATTTTCTCCTCCCCATTTCAGATGCGAGAATAGCACAATGCTGCGCTTGTGGGTCGTGGTGGCGCTAGCGGCGTCGGCCGCGGCGCTGCAGCCCCGCTGCGAAGAGATCTCCATCCCCATGTGTCGCGGCATCGGGTACAACCTCACCGCCTTCCCTAACGAGCTGGACCATGACACGCAGGAGGAGGCCGGCCTTGAGGTAGGTCACATGTTACTGGCGAGTAGTTCACAGTGACTCGTCATGGTGTGCGCTAGCGGCGCTGCAGCCCCGCTGCGAAGAGATCTCCATCCCCATGTGTCGTGGCATCGGGTACAATACAACCTCACCGCCTTCCCTAACGAGCTGGACCATGACACGCAGGAGGAGGCCGGCCTTGAGGTAGGTCTCATGTTACTGGCGAGTAGTTCACAGTGACTCGTCATGGTGGCGCTAGCGGCGCTGAAGCCCTCCTTTTTGGCGTTAGTTACTGGCGCAGTCTGTGAGGATAAATTAGCTCTCCTACTGACACGGATTTAATGTGGTTAAGAGTCTCTCACGACGATCCTTCTAATAATTATATCAACATCTAAATTACCTACTATTGACTTCTACAATTGGGCAATAAACGCCTTTTGTTTATCAAGAAAAGACAAACAGACGTAATCCTGATTCTTTCAAAGTAGGTACTTTGTTTTGTCTGTGTTACGCGATAAATTCGATCATAAAATAGCAATCAAGAAGTCTGAAAGACACGTTGCATTAGTCTACTTTACGGCCCTAACTCCACTCAGGCTAATAGAAACCGCATCgtaaataagtttattttaaacAATTACTCAGATTCAGATGTGCGAAAACCACTTTGATGTCCTAACCACAAGATTAGTCATTTAAGAGGCCTGAATAATTTAGTCAGGATTCTACTAAAACTATAGCAAGTGGAATTTGTGACTaagacaatattttagtcaCTGAGTCACAGCAATATATTTATCGATTAGAGTAGTGCCTATAAAAGTGGGtaatgtcacagaatatataatagtacaagtacagaaggcccactcctttgatgttcacgaaatgccgcctttttaaatacctacaaaattcttacaaagaaacgagccgcacgtgcgcggcgcccggcgatagggttaccaatggattcaaacgaattaattaatactcacataaaatgttatactattatattcaagtcttgggtactttctaggtatatatactgtatttatatatttttgtccaagttccaacatcacaagccttattgaacttttccgtgggacttaatcagtagtagatcggtgtaagaatgtcttatggtatttattttattgaatatgtctatttaactaaatattattagCATTCCACACGCGAACATCGCTAGCAAAAGCCTCGCgatgtaaagtaacaatagaaagtgcgaacgttcattccgtgagaacgcccgccacccctgagtaggccgcgaactcgcggccgccaggatgtacttgtagcgcggtgatagaatcgcggagtgagccgccccgcGTACATAATTGTGTATTTCTAATCGTCACAAAACTCTAATGTCTTTTCTTTATTATTTCAGGTGCACCAGTACTGGCCACTAGTCGAAATCAAGTGTTCAGCCGACCTCAAGTTCTTCCTCTGCTCAGTATACACCCCAATATGCCTCGAAGACTACCCGAAACCGTTGCCCGCCTGTCGATCCGTGTGCGAGCGGGCGCGGGCCGGCTGCGCGCCTCTCATGCAGAAGTACGGCTTCCAGTGGCCCGAGCGCATGGCCTGCGAGAAGCTGCCGCGGATGGGCGACCCCGACAAGCTCTGCATGGAGGAGACCAACCGGGCGCAGGAGCCCgagccgccgcgcgcgccgccgccgccgcgccggccgcACTACAAGTGTAAGGATCCCAATTCAAAAAACTGCGAAAGCGGCCCGGCTGCAAGCCCGGGCTCGGCCGCAAGCGACGAGTGCGCGTGCACGTGCCGGGCGCCGCTCGTGCCCGCCCGGCACAACGGCTCGGCCGCGCTCGCGGCGCTGCTGCCCGGCGACGGCTGCGCGCTGCCCTGCCGCGGAGCCTTCTTCACCCGCGAGGAGAAGGAGTTCGCGGGCGTGTGGGTCGCGCTCTGGAGCGGCCTGTGCGCCGCCTCCACGCTCATGACGCTCACCACCTTCCTCATCGACTCCCAGCGCTTCAAGTACCCGGAGCGCCCGATCGTCTACCTGTCCGCGTGCTACTTCATGGTGGCCCTCGGCTACCTCGCCCGGCTCGCCATCGGCCATGACGAGATCGCGTGCGACGGGCCCCTGCTCAAAACCTCCGCGGCCGGCCCGAGCGCCTGCACCCTCGTCTTCATCCTCGTATACTTCTTCGGCATGGCGTCCTCGATCTGGTGGGTCATCCTGTCGTTCGCCTGGTTTCTGGCGGCGGGTCTCAAGTGGGGCAACGAGGCGATCGCCGGGCACGCCCAGTACTACCACCTGGCCGCGTGGCTAATCCCGGCCGCGAAGACGGTCGCCGTGCTGCTCGCCGGCGCCGTCGACGGGGACCCGGTCGCCGGCATCTGCTACGTCGGGAACTCGTCGCCCGAGAACCTGAAGAAGTACGTCCTCGCGCCCCTGATCGTGTACTTCGCCCTCGGGGCGACGTTCCTCCTCGCCGGCTTCGTGTCGCTGTTCAGGATCCGGTCCGTGATCAAGCGGCAGGGCGGGCTCGGCGCCGGCTCGAAGGCGGACAAGCTCGAGAAGCTGATGATCAGGATCGGCGTGTTCAGCGTGCTGTACGCGGTGCCCGCCGGCTGCGTGCTCGGCTGCCTCGCGTACGAGGCGAGCGGGCACGCGCCGTGGCTGCGGCGCACCGCGTGCGGCGCGCGCTGCGGGCCGCGGCCGCTGTACGCGGCGCTGATGCTCAAGTACTTCATGGCTCTGGCCGTCGGCATCACGTCGGGGGTGTGGATCTGGTCGGGCAAGACGCTGGAGTCGTGGCGGCGAGTGTGGCggggcgggcgcggcggcggcgcggcgcagcGCGCGCTGGTGAAGGGCGGCGTGTgacgcgcggcggcggcgggggtCCCCGCGGCGGCGCCCGTGCTGGCACCCTCCGTGCCGCCGGTCGCGCCCTCGGCGCCGTCCGCCCGCTCCGGCCAGCCTCTGTCCGACTACGGACCCGTGTAGAATGTGCCATGACTGAACGAAAACTGACTCTGTGTAGTGCCGGAGCCCGCGCCCGTGTGGACTTATACTTTGGGGCGTCTGTGGCCGGGTGACCGTTTCGAACTAGTGATCCCTCTCTGAATGAAGTCGGGACGAAGACTTGCGAATGTGGGCCCGGGTTCGCCTGTGATATCCCGTGAGCCGAGTGTGGCGGTGCCGCCGCGCGTCTAGTCCTAGTGTAACGCGCGCGCGGCGATATACGTAACTAGTTTTAAGAAACCCCGTGCGAAAGGTCCGTTTGAGCGAAACCGACGACGGCGCCTGTCCTTCTCTGATGTACTATTAGTGTTGTTCTCTCTCTGACCCCTGATTTTCCCGTCCCCAATTTCGTTGACCTTCTGGAGACCTTTTAAGCGGGACGGCGGTCGCGACGTCGAGCCTTCCCTTGtcactttatatttatttttcaaatcaGACTGACTTTCATAAATGTGCTAAAACCGAGGTGTCTCTAATTTGATAgcttaatattaatatggacaaACGAAAGCGCTATctatgtatttttaaccgcctcgAAATGCCCATAATACATTTATATACTCACTTTACCCTCTCGCTTTtcacattttaatattaagcGTACGACAAATTATCAAAAAATAGTAAGGCAATACCGCTCACAAGTCAgtaagttatttaattttaaaagcgATGATGACTGCCAAACTACTGCCAATATACTTATATCTTAATTGTTAAATAAATTTCTGGCTTGTGTAGTTCTTAAAAAAGTCTGATCGACTGTCAAATCCCTCGAATGCTTTCGTTTTTTATAAGGTGTTTCTTCAAGACTCGCTATGTGCACTTTACTAGCAATAAACCTGTTATTATTACCTAAATGTAAATTAAGCACATAACGAAGTTTGCAGAAGCATTATAACTTCTATCAAGAGAAAACCTCAGACTTAATGCATTTAATATCCTATCTCTGAAATGTGTAGGCTCATCATTATGAAATCTGTTCATTTACAATTTCTGCCTAAGgccattttatttaaagttgggaattttcatattatttcaattaataATTTGGAACTCTATCCATTAAAGGACTTTTTTTCTTGGTGGAATCGAAATAGCTCGTAATTATTAGctgaataatataaaatatgtacatgttTCTTGTAATTTGTGAAAAACTTCATGTCAGATATACATATTCATGCAAATTCATTCAAAGAATATAATTTGTCAAGCTTATCAATTTCTCTGATGAGTCTTCACATTTCAATTCCCGTAATTGGAAACTCAAGCCTACATAGATTGCTGATCAAAGTacaagttttgtaaaataagtgataatatattcttatgtaACGGTTCTGCCGGACGTCTTGAATGTTAGATTATTGTAACTTTGAAGACTAAAACGTTTGTACTGACGATGCATTTCCTGCCATATAATAAATAGATTTTAAAACAGACATTGCCATCTGTATATTGAATTATAAATAGCGCTTGTAGTAATAAACGTAGGCTGAATGAATCTTTTTATTCTGTTTAGTTATGACTCGTTCTTTCATTCAGTCAACGACACTAGCGCCCTCTGTGACTTAGTACATGAAGTGCCATGCCCCGAAGTTCCATATTGCCCCACATTCGACTGAAGCACAGTGCTGCCAttgattaaaattaaatatatgaCTTGCTATGAATGCATGAAGAAATTATCCATTCAAAGCCAAATTTTGCGTGTATGGATAGTTTTTTCTTGTATTTCTTtgctctaagaaaaaaacgaagTACTACATAGTTTTCCACTTAACTTATTTGCCAAACTGCAAACCATATTTCATGTTTGAACTGGAcattttgtgtaaataaatctgTCAAAGACCAAATAACAGGCCTGATTATGCCTGttcttaataaaattaaagattGCGTTAAAATTATTTACGTTTAAATGGCAGTTTGTTTTGTAAAATATGCGTTTTGAACATGTTTTGACGATCGAATTACCATAGACAACGGAATGTAACTTTTGTGACTTCGTTTTGACTTAGGGCAGTGTGTTAGGTCACCCAAACTGACCGTATGTGTAATGCTTTATAAATAAACGCTCAAAAGATACTGTTATAGAGTTAGACGTGCAATTGTGTAATTTTGtacattgttaatttatatcACAGCGGCGACTGAGAGATTGTAATTGTATTCGAGGCGCTGCGGTGCGGAGAtcattatgtaatttattttatatctaaCTGTAGATAATATTGAATAAAGCGACTTTTTTATGtacaaacaaattattttatatctttTTACGGTCATcctgaatttaaaatttaacaaCGCCCTCGGGTGAGTATAAACCTATCGAAGAATCATCAAATCCCGTACGGAACACCACAAAGGTTGATATATTTAAGAGTACATACTTGGGAACAGAcacgggttggaaggtcagatggcagtcgctttcgtaaaaactagagcctacgccaaatcttgggattagttgtcaaattggactccaggctcccatgagccatggcaaatgccggggtaacgcaaggaggatgatgacttggGAACAGACACATCAGATACAGCAAAAGTTCTTAGGACCCATTCccttttaaatataaaacgctGTAGGTATTCCTTTCATCATATTTCATGCACTGTATTCATAGGAGGCAAAGAAAATAATCATTCCAGTCTATCaagtttatatttttagaaGTTCTAAAAGCACTAGTTACTAGAATATAAAACCATTAGTACTAATTTGAACATTGTCTCCTCTGTCGTTCGTCTCAGTAACCAATCAAACTCAATAACAGCCATAATAACAAAACCAAGTAAGTAACAAAAACAATGTATGCCAGATTACTATCAAGAAACAGGGTCTTTTCGGAAAAAGAAGAATTGTTAGGTTACCCATACAATCTGCGCCACTCCACTTTCCATAGTATCACCTATTGGAGTTTTCTTCTTACCTACACTTTTTAGGGATAGGCTCCATACTCCATACGGTATTTCCATACGGTGAACAATTACTTCAAattcgctagatggcgctaatgtcAAACAtcacgtagcgccatctatacTTTTGATTGAGACTAACATAATGTTCTGTGACATCTTACAATAATACTTACATATTGCATGAGACTGTGCTGCAATAACAATCATAATCAATAATGTCAACAagataattaaaactaaaattcgAAGTAACTAATAATACTGTTGGACATACTAGGTTACTATAAATATCACATCATTACGTATTTACTTCAAACACAGTACAAGACGAAATTCAATAATCACATGGACGCAAGGGATTTTTGTCTCGTCTCCTTGCTTATTTTTTAcgcttaggcctgatttagacggcgattttagttacattgcgggctgttgaggttacatacaattttgcacagccatcaaataccgcaatgtgttactcgtatgcgagttctcgtaccgtctaaatgggcccttacatTGTATTTTTAGGTGACTAaagcaataaaagaaaaatgtataATGTTATAATTTTAACTACAATTTTGTCAACAAAAGTTGAATCAAAGGATTATTgcagatatttatttaaatttatctgaTTCAAGTTTTGTTAACATGAGTGCAG
This window harbors:
- the LOC125231689 gene encoding frizzled-2 isoform X2, whose product is MVCASGAAAPLRRDLHPHVSWHRVQYNLTAFPNELDHDTQEEAGLEVHQYWPLVEIKCSADLKFFLCSVYTPICLEDYPKPLPACRSVCERARAGCAPLMQKYGFQWPERMACEKLPRMGDPDKLCMEETNRAQEPEPPRAPPPPRRPHYKCKDPNSKNCESGPAASPGSAASDECACTCRAPLVPARHNGSAALAALLPGDGCALPCRGAFFTREEKEFAGVWVALWSGLCAASTLMTLTTFLIDSQRFKYPERPIVYLSACYFMVALGYLARLAIGHDEIACDGPLLKTSAAGPSACTLVFILVYFFGMASSIWWVILSFAWFLAAGLKWGNEAIAGHAQYYHLAAWLIPAAKTVAVLLAGAVDGDPVAGICYVGNSSPENLKKYVLAPLIVYFALGATFLLAGFVSLFRIRSVIKRQGGLGAGSKADKLEKLMIRIGVFSVLYAVPAGCVLGCLAYEASGHAPWLRRTACGARCGPRPLYAALMLKYFMALAVGITSGVWIWSGKTLESWRRVWRGGRGGGAAQRALVKGGV
- the LOC125231689 gene encoding frizzled-2 isoform X1, coding for MLRLWVVVALAASAAALQPRCEEISIPMCRGIGYNLTAFPNELDHDTQEEAGLEVHQYWPLVEIKCSADLKFFLCSVYTPICLEDYPKPLPACRSVCERARAGCAPLMQKYGFQWPERMACEKLPRMGDPDKLCMEETNRAQEPEPPRAPPPPRRPHYKCKDPNSKNCESGPAASPGSAASDECACTCRAPLVPARHNGSAALAALLPGDGCALPCRGAFFTREEKEFAGVWVALWSGLCAASTLMTLTTFLIDSQRFKYPERPIVYLSACYFMVALGYLARLAIGHDEIACDGPLLKTSAAGPSACTLVFILVYFFGMASSIWWVILSFAWFLAAGLKWGNEAIAGHAQYYHLAAWLIPAAKTVAVLLAGAVDGDPVAGICYVGNSSPENLKKYVLAPLIVYFALGATFLLAGFVSLFRIRSVIKRQGGLGAGSKADKLEKLMIRIGVFSVLYAVPAGCVLGCLAYEASGHAPWLRRTACGARCGPRPLYAALMLKYFMALAVGITSGVWIWSGKTLESWRRVWRGGRGGGAAQRALVKGGV